A part of Prolixibacteraceae bacterium genomic DNA contains:
- a CDS encoding TonB-dependent receptor plug domain-containing protein, with protein MRFNSRISNLIFLTVLYLGIIDQVCAINREAQGILIHQDTKKPIIFGEIYVGKEHQHIFTNDKGQFTYTKSREQFTRIIVRCMGYATKDTLIDNRSVGPIKIYLSPLSFRLKEVQVSAEIDDMGSATIIKSMAIDHIQASSFSDILQMQPGNLTTKPNLSEPNFIRLREAGYDTNSSLGVDFEVDGVSQSNDASFFTNTNAGVDMRNITTDEIESVEIITGIASAKHGDITNGKVIITEKRGETPLSVRLKTEPSSKLVSINKGIQLSNHWSWNISGGYLNSLNDPRTTLNGYTRLSQKNKWNYKKLTSETLKSFFIDLSLNQSVDNVKSDAEIIDGTQNYIKSRYTNISFAITHKIEKKRGFLRTFTWNINSRYTNNYREELKSLVSGATAVSISKEDGPSEGVYLPAIYDAYQTINDNPLQLNASVNANFYKKSFGMIHRIQIGGRWKGQKNTGEGENYNLSRPMNVPNNSQRTVTYPRILKDIPMYQTLSFYLTDDLTHEIAGMKIKHQIGIRGGVILGLSDKYSMSNSWIVDPRWNMTAEIYKGDILGKRSSLKLLGGLGIMSKLPTMAHLYPNTIYFQYQTLNFYSQNEQARRTDFWNQAIDPTNYEIKPSVNKKAEIGVQGRIGKTTFQITTFYEKNNSEFSVHTIPYNQKVQIYVEDKDNAPISTNKKPSLEQFSTQNISSNYLISNYNNNERKVKQGVEWNVSLPKLNTLNTSIRWSGAWFKTHYDNYNSDIKSYGIIHETHTNHIYGIFYNSENRIIQSLNSQLRFHTHIPKFGMIISTTIDNRIYSMTQTLYHDGLPDYYVDVNGDTNLYKDEHSTQLVLKELVHNYSDYNFMKREVPWESHIHLRMTKEIGRHMTCSFYANNIFNIENNYTNYHGQVISRNSTPYFGAEIKYKF; from the coding sequence ATGAGATTCAATTCAAGGATTTCTAACCTAATCTTCTTGACAGTCCTATATCTAGGCATAATTGATCAGGTTTGTGCAATAAATAGAGAAGCACAAGGGATTCTTATTCATCAAGACACAAAAAAGCCTATCATTTTTGGAGAGATATATGTTGGTAAAGAGCACCAACATATTTTCACTAATGACAAAGGACAATTTACGTACACGAAATCTCGAGAACAATTCACTCGAATTATAGTTCGTTGTATGGGATATGCAACAAAAGACACACTCATAGATAACCGATCAGTTGGCCCCATTAAGATATATCTTTCACCATTAAGCTTTAGACTAAAAGAGGTTCAAGTTTCAGCTGAGATAGATGATATGGGGTCAGCAACGATCATTAAATCGATGGCAATAGACCATATTCAAGCTTCAAGTTTTTCCGATATACTGCAAATGCAACCAGGAAATTTAACAACTAAACCAAACTTAAGTGAACCTAATTTTATTCGTTTAAGGGAAGCAGGATATGATACCAACAGCTCTTTAGGAGTAGACTTTGAAGTGGACGGAGTATCTCAATCCAATGATGCAAGCTTTTTCACTAATACCAATGCAGGTGTGGATATGCGAAACATTACTACAGACGAAATCGAATCGGTAGAAATTATTACGGGAATTGCATCAGCCAAGCACGGAGATATTACCAATGGTAAAGTAATTATAACTGAGAAAAGGGGTGAAACCCCTTTAAGTGTTCGTTTGAAAACAGAACCGTCTAGTAAGTTAGTTTCCATTAACAAGGGGATACAACTGTCGAATCACTGGAGTTGGAATATCTCTGGTGGCTATCTTAATAGTCTTAATGACCCAAGAACGACACTCAATGGTTATACTAGATTATCTCAAAAAAATAAGTGGAACTATAAGAAGTTAACAAGCGAAACATTAAAATCATTTTTTATTGACTTGAGTTTAAATCAGTCAGTAGACAATGTGAAATCGGATGCGGAGATTATAGATGGCACACAAAACTATATAAAGAGTCGTTATACCAATATATCGTTTGCTATTACTCATAAAATTGAGAAAAAAAGAGGGTTCCTACGAACATTTACGTGGAATATAAATAGCCGTTATACCAATAATTATAGAGAAGAGTTAAAATCGTTAGTCTCTGGTGCTACTGCCGTTAGTATAAGCAAGGAAGATGGTCCTTCTGAAGGAGTATATCTACCTGCTATTTACGATGCCTATCAGACCATTAATGACAACCCATTACAATTGAATGCAAGTGTCAATGCAAACTTCTATAAGAAGAGTTTTGGCATGATACATCGGATTCAAATTGGAGGGAGATGGAAAGGACAAAAAAATACCGGAGAAGGGGAAAATTACAATTTAAGTAGACCTATGAATGTCCCTAATAATTCTCAAAGAACAGTGACATACCCTCGAATTCTTAAAGACATTCCCATGTATCAGACTTTGTCATTCTATTTAACAGACGACCTCACCCATGAAATAGCAGGGATGAAGATCAAACATCAAATAGGAATTAGAGGAGGTGTAATATTAGGTCTATCGGATAAATATAGTATGAGTAATTCGTGGATAGTAGATCCTCGATGGAATATGACAGCAGAGATATATAAAGGAGATATTTTAGGAAAACGATCTTCTCTAAAGTTATTGGGAGGGCTAGGTATAATGAGCAAACTTCCAACTATGGCACATTTGTATCCAAACACGATCTACTTTCAATATCAAACCCTTAACTTTTATTCTCAAAATGAACAAGCCAGAAGAACTGATTTTTGGAATCAAGCGATTGATCCTACAAATTATGAAATTAAACCTTCGGTAAACAAAAAAGCAGAGATTGGAGTGCAGGGACGAATAGGAAAAACAACCTTTCAGATTACCACTTTCTATGAAAAAAACAACAGTGAGTTTAGTGTGCATACAATCCCTTATAACCAAAAAGTACAGATCTACGTCGAAGATAAGGATAATGCACCGATCTCCACAAATAAGAAACCTTCCTTGGAGCAGTTTTCGACACAGAACATCTCCTCCAACTACCTAATTAGCAATTATAACAATAACGAAAGAAAAGTAAAACAAGGGGTGGAGTGGAATGTTTCGCTTCCTAAGCTTAACACTCTTAACACCAGTATAAGATGGAGTGGGGCATGGTTTAAAACCCACTATGATAATTATAACTCTGACATTAAGAGTTACGGGATTATCCATGAAACACATACAAATCATATTTATGGAATATTTTATAATAGCGAGAACAGAATCATCCAATCGTTGAATAGTCAATTAAGGTTTCATACTCATATTCCTAAATTTGGGATGATCATTAGTACAACCATCGATAATAGAATCTATAGTATGACCCAAACACTTTATCATGATGGACTTCCAGATTACTATGTTGATGTAAATGGAGACACAAACCTTTACAAAGATGAACATAGCACACAACTCGTTTTAAAAGAATTAGTACACAACTACAGTGATTATAACTTTATGAAAAGGGAAGTGCCTTGGGAAAGTCACATACACTTAAGAATGACAAAAGAGATTGGACGACACATGACCTGTTCGTTCTATGCCAACAATATATTCAACATAGAGAATAACTACACCAACTACCATGGTCAAGTTATCTCAAGAAATAGCACGCCATACTTTGGTGCGGAAATTAAATATAAATTTTAA
- the purL gene encoding phosphoribosylformylglycinamidine synthase, translated as MILFFEGSQSILAVDSFQQLTSDTIEKLTWLFGDAQLLKEATMKGTFIGPRKEMITPWSTNAVEITQNMGINGIRRVEEFFQVENSDPTFDPMLQRKYTQLDQQLFTIDKTPDPIQYIEDIEAYNEKEGLALSSEEIEYLRGLSKEIERPLTDSEVYGFAQVNSEHCRHKIFNGTFIIDGEEKPSTLFQLIKKTSKEHPNTIVSAYKDNCSFTEGSQVEQFAPITHDGPDYYQIRDIDTVLSLKAETHNFPTTVEPFNGAATGTGGEIRDRIAGGKGSLPIAGTAVYMTSYPRNSEGKRWEEDKAPRPWLYQTPEEILIKASNGASDFGNKFGQPLINGSLMTFEHFEQDQKFGYDKVIMLAGGIGLANKKDALKDTPNKGDAVVLIGGDNYRIGMGGGAVSSVDTGNFSSSIELNAVQRANPEMQKRTYNTIRALAEEENNPISTVHDHGAGGHLNCLSELVEETGGRIDMDNLPVGDPTLSLKEICGNESQERIGFVTSKENLEKIERIAKRERTPLYEIGETTGDDRFVFESKKAGKAPIDLALKHFFGSSPKTVLTDKTSQRKFAPVTYDNKEITSYIEEVLSLESVACKDWLTNKVDRSVTGKIAKQQCAGEIQLPLNNLGAIAQDFQGERGIATSLGHASSAALIDAAKGSILSIAESLTNLVWAPMTHGIKGVSLSANWMWPAKNRGENARLYEAVEAASEFACGLGINIPTGKDSLSMTQKYKDDVVYAPGTVIISASGEVKDVKKIVEPVVVNDECKAIYYVDFSNSELALGGSAFAQINSKLGVDVPTVSDASFFAKQFESLQQLILEGLVAAGHDVGSGGLITSLLELCFANTKGGLNLSLDGISDKDWAHILFSENPAAVVQANDTNVFETRAKALGLKYTSLGSPSKERMLTLSHKEEQLTLDIDYLRDVWYRPSYELDKMQSGETLATARFGNYAEQPLAFDFKTFNASLSKLGITPSRRERSGLKAAIIREKGVNGEREMAWSLHLAGFDVKDVHMTDLISGRETLEDIHFIVFCGGFSNSDVLGSAKGWAGAFKYNPKAQQALQRFYARQNTMSLGVCNGCQLMVALDLISSNDVNLDVKMEHNDSHKFESNFVGVTIPSDTDSIMLKSLQGMSLGVWIAHGEGKFVFSSKEQPSGIAMKYNYHAYPANPNGSDFDTAAIVSKDGRHLAMMPHLERSVYPWQWGHFPSDRNNDTITPWLEAFVNARQWIQKQI; from the coding sequence ATGATTCTATTTTTCGAAGGAAGTCAGAGTATCTTAGCAGTGGACAGTTTCCAACAGCTAACGTCTGATACGATTGAAAAACTCACTTGGCTTTTTGGAGACGCCCAACTTCTAAAAGAAGCCACCATGAAAGGGACTTTTATTGGTCCCAGAAAAGAGATGATCACACCTTGGAGTACGAATGCGGTGGAAATTACCCAAAATATGGGGATCAATGGGATTCGTCGAGTAGAGGAGTTCTTTCAAGTAGAGAACAGTGACCCCACATTTGACCCTATGTTGCAGAGAAAGTACACCCAACTTGACCAGCAACTGTTCACCATAGACAAAACACCTGATCCCATTCAATATATTGAAGATATTGAAGCATATAACGAAAAAGAGGGATTGGCTCTTAGTTCAGAAGAGATAGAATATTTAAGAGGGCTTTCCAAAGAGATTGAGCGTCCACTTACCGATAGTGAGGTTTACGGTTTTGCTCAAGTGAATTCGGAACACTGTCGTCATAAAATATTTAATGGGACGTTTATTATTGATGGAGAAGAGAAGCCTTCTACCCTATTTCAACTGATTAAAAAGACTTCGAAAGAACATCCAAATACAATTGTATCGGCATATAAAGATAACTGTTCTTTTACCGAAGGTAGCCAAGTTGAACAGTTTGCACCGATTACACATGATGGTCCAGATTATTATCAGATTAGAGATATCGACACGGTACTTTCATTGAAAGCAGAGACGCATAACTTCCCAACAACTGTTGAGCCTTTTAATGGAGCTGCAACAGGAACGGGAGGAGAGATTCGAGACCGTATTGCAGGAGGTAAAGGTTCACTACCCATTGCAGGAACAGCCGTTTATATGACTTCCTATCCACGCAACAGTGAAGGGAAACGATGGGAAGAAGATAAAGCTCCTCGCCCATGGTTATATCAAACACCAGAGGAGATACTAATCAAAGCCTCCAATGGAGCTAGTGATTTTGGTAATAAATTTGGACAACCTCTGATTAATGGGTCTTTAATGACTTTCGAGCATTTCGAGCAAGATCAGAAGTTTGGTTACGATAAGGTAATTATGCTCGCTGGAGGAATCGGATTGGCCAACAAGAAAGATGCATTGAAAGATACTCCTAACAAAGGAGATGCAGTCGTGTTAATCGGAGGAGACAACTATCGTATAGGTATGGGCGGTGGCGCAGTCTCGTCTGTAGATACAGGTAATTTCTCTTCGTCGATCGAATTGAATGCCGTTCAGAGAGCCAACCCAGAGATGCAGAAACGTACTTATAATACGATCCGAGCTTTGGCAGAGGAGGAGAACAATCCGATCTCGACAGTGCATGATCATGGTGCTGGAGGACATTTAAACTGTCTTTCAGAATTAGTAGAAGAGACTGGAGGACGTATCGACATGGACAACCTTCCTGTTGGAGACCCTACCCTTTCGCTAAAAGAGATCTGTGGTAATGAGTCGCAAGAACGTATTGGCTTTGTTACTTCAAAAGAGAATCTAGAGAAGATTGAACGTATTGCTAAAAGAGAACGCACACCACTTTATGAAATTGGAGAGACAACTGGAGATGATCGTTTTGTCTTTGAGAGTAAAAAAGCAGGAAAAGCACCAATTGATCTGGCATTAAAACACTTCTTTGGAAGCTCTCCTAAAACCGTATTGACGGATAAAACATCGCAGCGTAAATTTGCGCCAGTGACATACGACAATAAAGAGATCACAAGCTATATAGAGGAGGTATTATCCCTAGAGAGTGTTGCTTGTAAAGATTGGTTGACCAATAAAGTAGACCGTTCAGTTACAGGAAAGATTGCCAAACAACAATGTGCTGGTGAGATCCAGCTTCCATTAAATAACCTTGGGGCTATCGCACAAGATTTTCAAGGAGAGAGAGGGATTGCAACATCATTAGGGCATGCATCGAGTGCAGCACTTATTGATGCTGCCAAGGGATCAATTCTCTCTATTGCAGAGTCTCTGACCAATTTGGTATGGGCACCAATGACTCATGGTATTAAAGGTGTTTCGTTGAGTGCAAACTGGATGTGGCCTGCAAAAAACAGAGGAGAGAATGCTCGTCTATATGAAGCAGTGGAAGCAGCTAGTGAATTTGCTTGTGGATTAGGGATCAATATTCCAACAGGAAAAGATTCGCTATCGATGACACAGAAGTACAAAGATGATGTGGTATACGCTCCTGGCACAGTAATCATCTCAGCATCAGGTGAAGTAAAAGATGTAAAGAAAATTGTTGAACCTGTTGTCGTTAACGATGAGTGTAAGGCGATTTACTATGTCGACTTTTCAAACAGTGAATTGGCTCTAGGTGGTTCAGCCTTTGCTCAGATTAACAGCAAACTAGGCGTAGATGTACCAACAGTAAGTGATGCATCGTTCTTTGCCAAACAGTTTGAGTCGTTACAACAACTTATTCTAGAAGGATTGGTTGCCGCAGGACACGATGTTGGATCTGGTGGATTAATCACAAGTCTATTGGAACTTTGCTTTGCCAACACAAAGGGAGGACTAAACTTATCGTTAGACGGCATTAGCGATAAAGATTGGGCTCATATTCTATTTTCGGAGAACCCAGCAGCAGTGGTTCAAGCGAATGACACCAATGTTTTTGAAACACGTGCTAAAGCTTTGGGTCTAAAATATACATCTTTAGGATCTCCTTCCAAAGAGAGAATGCTCACTCTATCACATAAAGAGGAACAACTGACTTTAGATATTGACTATTTGAGAGATGTTTGGTATCGCCCATCTTATGAACTAGATAAAATGCAGAGTGGCGAAACACTTGCAACCGCTCGATTTGGAAACTATGCTGAACAGCCTCTTGCCTTTGATTTCAAAACGTTTAACGCATCTTTATCTAAATTAGGCATTACACCTAGTCGAAGAGAGAGAAGTGGTCTTAAAGCGGCTATTATACGTGAAAAAGGAGTTAATGGAGAGAGAGAGATGGCTTGGAGTTTACATCTTGCAGGTTTTGATGTGAAAGATGTTCATATGACAGACCTTATCTCAGGAAGAGAGACTTTGGAAGACATCCACTTTATTGTTTTCTGTGGTGGATTCTCCAATTCAGATGTACTTGGTTCAGCCAAAGGGTGGGCAGGTGCTTTTAAATATAATCCGAAAGCCCAACAAGCATTACAACGCTTCTATGCACGTCAAAATACAATGAGTTTAGGTGTTTGTAATGGATGTCAATTGATGGTTGCTTTAGATTTAATATCATCTAATGATGTCAACTTAGACGTCAAAATGGAGCATAATGATTCTCATAAATTTGAATCTAACTTTGTTGGGGTCACCATTCCATCAGATACAGACTCTATTATGCTTAAAAGTTTACAAGGAATGTCTCTTGGAGTTTGGATTGCACATGGGGAGGGTAAATTTGTCTTCTCTAGCAAAGAACAACCATCTGGCATTGCAATGAAATATAATTACCATGCATATCCTGCCAATCCGAATGGATCGGATTTTGATACTGCAGCAATCGTTTCTAAAGATGGTCGTCATTTGGCAATGATGCCACACTTAGAAAGATCAGTCTATCCATGGCAGTGGGGACATTTCCCTTCTGATCGCAATAATGATACGATCACTCCATGGTTGGAAGCCTTTGTAAATGCTCGACAATGGATTCAGAAACAAATCTAA
- a CDS encoding DUF4857 domain-containing protein yields the protein MNCFKKIIRYSWVLLITLLLLWIIPETVQKALEEKEAYPFTYYSSVRKEFCTTNTISKNNVLRKDESGNSYTAEGFDTIMPLFFYRQMLSKGKMPDSINGYPISLRSIRTDGFYLRFSPNETDSPEIPLYPLFEAYTGRVKLEMPEDVFRIKNGIEFINVSNNKVNNEKSNYFSHALDKVGLQYPVKGCYGNPTARKSYDEGYFIQDAENHLFHMKMVNSKPFIREVKEVRDIPFVYFKMYEIGNRNFYGFIFDKEHNVYLLTTDNYKLKKLPFKIDPYTEKLLIMANPVYWTVQITNKDGRQYYAVDAHSLKIIREITQSQTIDLWEKINPYLFPIRITFEKYNSGYVYPRIYKGNLFSIVIGIALALILFITNRRKSNWCSFIWIILTGFAGFISLFLLKKH from the coding sequence ATGAATTGTTTTAAGAAAATTATCAGATATAGTTGGGTATTATTAATAACCCTGTTATTGTTATGGATTATTCCAGAAACAGTACAAAAAGCATTAGAAGAGAAAGAAGCATATCCCTTCACGTATTATAGCTCAGTAAGGAAAGAGTTCTGTACAACAAATACTATTTCAAAAAATAATGTACTGCGTAAGGATGAATCAGGCAACAGTTACACTGCAGAAGGCTTTGACACAATTATGCCTCTCTTCTTTTATCGCCAAATGCTCTCAAAGGGAAAGATGCCCGACTCTATTAACGGCTACCCGATCTCTCTTAGAAGTATACGTACCGACGGATTCTACTTGCGATTTAGCCCGAATGAAACGGACTCTCCAGAGATTCCTCTTTACCCCCTATTCGAAGCCTATACAGGGAGGGTAAAATTAGAAATGCCAGAGGATGTTTTCCGTATTAAAAATGGTATTGAATTCATTAATGTTAGTAATAACAAAGTCAATAATGAGAAAAGCAATTATTTTAGTCATGCATTAGATAAAGTAGGTCTACAATATCCCGTAAAGGGGTGTTATGGTAATCCTACGGCACGTAAATCGTATGATGAAGGCTATTTTATTCAAGATGCAGAAAACCATCTGTTTCATATGAAAATGGTTAACAGTAAACCATTTATTCGTGAAGTAAAAGAAGTTAGAGACATTCCATTTGTCTACTTTAAAATGTATGAAATTGGAAATAGAAACTTCTATGGATTTATATTTGATAAAGAGCATAATGTCTATCTCCTTACTACGGATAATTATAAACTAAAGAAGCTACCTTTTAAAATTGACCCCTATACAGAGAAGTTGTTGATTATGGCAAATCCTGTTTATTGGACTGTTCAAATTACGAATAAAGATGGACGTCAATATTATGCTGTAGATGCACATTCATTAAAGATTATTAGAGAGATAACACAAAGTCAAACGATCGATTTATGGGAAAAAATTAATCCATACCTCTTCCCAATACGTATAACGTTTGAGAAATATAATTCGGGGTATGTATATCCACGTATATATAAAGGAAATCTCTTCTCTATCGTGATTGGTATTGCACTTGCATTAATACTATTTATTACCAATAGAAGAAAAAGTAATTGGTGTTCATTCATTTGGATTATTCTGACAGGTTTTGCTGGATTTATTTCACTATTTTTACTTAAGAAACATTAA
- a CDS encoding ABC transporter ATP-binding protein — MQPIIECNNITHYYGERLIYRDINFQVEKGKILGLLGKNGTGKTTIINILTGYLKPTSGTCKIFGESMQNMSTKNISNIGLLLEGHIQHDFFNIHQIEKYYSRFFNNWKPKAYWNLMQHLKVGPKQKISTMSCGQRSQVALGLLLAQDPELLILDDFSMGLDPGYRRLFVEFLKEYAQSENKTIFLTSHIIQDMEHLIDDCMIMDYGGLLLHKPTKDIIEGFRRYTIPKEVPISLFSEGQFYSTEEKQTHIETYSFLSIEETSQLIYKEAGKNLEFKSELLSLEDAFIGLTGKY, encoded by the coding sequence ATGCAACCGATCATCGAATGTAATAATATAACCCACTACTATGGAGAACGATTAATATATCGAGATATCAACTTTCAAGTGGAGAAAGGAAAGATATTAGGTTTACTAGGCAAGAATGGAACTGGAAAAACAACTATCATTAATATCCTTACAGGGTATTTAAAACCGACCTCTGGAACATGTAAGATTTTTGGAGAATCTATGCAGAACATGTCAACGAAAAACATCTCGAATATTGGTCTTCTTCTAGAGGGACACATACAACACGACTTTTTTAATATTCATCAGATAGAGAAATACTATTCACGCTTTTTTAATAATTGGAAGCCTAAAGCTTATTGGAATTTGATGCAACACCTCAAAGTTGGACCAAAACAGAAGATAAGCACGATGTCATGCGGTCAACGCTCACAAGTGGCACTAGGCCTTCTGTTAGCACAGGATCCTGAGTTACTTATTTTAGATGATTTCTCAATGGGGCTAGATCCCGGATATCGTCGTCTGTTTGTGGAGTTTCTAAAGGAATATGCACAGAGTGAAAATAAAACCATTTTCTTAACCTCTCATATCATTCAAGATATGGAGCATCTGATCGATGACTGTATGATCATGGATTATGGAGGACTACTCCTTCATAAACCAACCAAAGATATTATCGAAGGGTTTAGACGCTACACAATTCCTAAAGAGGTACCAATTTCTCTTTTTTCAGAAGGTCAGTTCTATTCTACAGAAGAGAAACAGACACACATTGAGACCTATAGTTTCTTATCTATAGAAGAGACAAGTCAGCTGATCTACAAAGAAGCGGGAAAGAACTTAGAGTTTAAATCAGAATTGCTCTCTTTAGAAGATGCTTTTATAGGACTAACAGGAAAATATTAA
- a CDS encoding DUF4876 domain-containing protein, giving the protein MRKLLPQLLLITLFIGMVISCKQDKVLPFTEVTLQLEAPKDMMDLALDGFKVTATNRNSSAKTKATSDVNGIVKFNIEEGIYSFNVNTSKEVILDQTTVDKSKISFAASNQDVSVIGAKLQVELPLTRSSATSDWVIKEIFISASDVPNSKRMYYYDQFFEIYNNSDKTLNAKGLSIGETDQHSGPNNINAWGHIDEYTVLQTAYSIPTDKDYMVAPGGSIVIASRGIDHTKDNPNSIDLSNANFEWYDGSRDVDVPEVDNLIKNFSYSAFIWVATTQLNRSFVIFNAPDINNYIISHIENKPGSTRSKGVKVENKYILDAVELARENKFVAKVLDVSLDFSYAMITGGVTRGKSLRRKVKEVVSGRTVYQDTNNSKDDFEVMDKPTPFIQATK; this is encoded by the coding sequence ATGAGAAAATTATTACCTCAACTACTATTAATAACACTATTTATCGGGATGGTTATTTCCTGTAAGCAAGATAAAGTTCTTCCATTCACAGAAGTAACTCTTCAACTAGAAGCACCTAAAGACATGATGGATCTAGCGTTAGACGGATTTAAAGTTACTGCAACCAACAGAAATAGTAGTGCAAAAACGAAAGCGACGAGTGATGTGAATGGTATAGTAAAATTCAATATTGAAGAAGGGATATATTCTTTTAATGTCAATACTTCTAAAGAAGTTATTTTAGACCAAACGACCGTTGATAAAAGTAAAATATCATTTGCTGCATCTAATCAAGATGTAAGTGTAATTGGGGCAAAACTTCAAGTGGAGTTACCACTTACACGCTCTTCTGCAACTAGCGATTGGGTGATCAAAGAGATTTTTATTTCCGCAAGCGACGTTCCTAACTCAAAAAGGATGTATTACTATGACCAATTCTTTGAGATCTATAACAACAGTGATAAGACTTTAAATGCAAAAGGTCTTAGTATTGGAGAGACAGACCAACATTCAGGACCCAACAACATCAATGCTTGGGGACATATTGACGAATATACGGTACTTCAAACAGCTTATTCGATACCAACAGACAAAGATTATATGGTCGCTCCAGGAGGAAGTATTGTTATTGCCTCAAGAGGTATTGACCACACGAAAGACAATCCAAACTCAATTGACCTTTCTAATGCTAATTTTGAGTGGTATGATGGTTCAAGAGATGTTGATGTTCCTGAAGTCGATAATTTAATCAAGAACTTCTCTTACTCTGCATTCATTTGGGTTGCTACAACACAACTTAATCGATCATTTGTCATTTTTAATGCACCAGACATCAATAACTATATCATCTCACATATTGAGAATAAACCAGGGTCTACAAGATCAAAAGGAGTGAAAGTGGAAAACAAATATATTCTAGATGCAGTTGAACTAGCAAGAGAAAACAAATTTGTTGCTAAAGTGCTAGATGTATCATTAGACTTCTCATATGCAATGATCACAGGTGGAGTAACAAGAGGAAAATCTTTACGAAGAAAAGTAAAAGAAGTAGTAAGTGGAAGAACGGTATATCAAGATACGAATAACTCAAAAGACGATTTCGAAGTAATGGATAAACCAACACCATTTATACAAGCAACAAAATAA